From Cellulophaga lytica DSM 7489, a single genomic window includes:
- a CDS encoding DUF6688 domain-containing protein, protein MSMIIPLLLVLFFVLIFFTVKALKKNKKGISNLEVAIFVLYLLSFLLFGLGILTHVHQHTEAIDPIDPECYIPFGGKHILTLIVYFIFFNISAGFIWIKGRKLPPLSLVLFLVFLVIGLFINTAILIQITHHNLDSFGIYAENTGTFLFIFTPALSLIIAIGLLFKIVREEKIQAKDKVYKNKFLNYCNSFLASKFSESVWALLLFIPVFILITIVLLLFGQDVNSITKVFTETTTWAFSQKMHPPILDHKGHYLCTVAAKGDPKIVKPIRLGKRHKNIIIVNRQLQIANAFEEMITDISPGLHSFIRKNYDKYGYNLSLKINSKIGSNITYILMKPLEWIFLISLYLLCVNPEKKISKQYHL, encoded by the coding sequence ATGTCAATGATTATCCCTTTATTACTCGTTTTATTTTTTGTACTAATATTTTTTACTGTTAAAGCATTAAAGAAAAACAAAAAAGGCATAAGTAATTTAGAGGTTGCTATATTTGTTTTGTATTTACTTTCTTTTCTCTTATTTGGTCTTGGTATACTTACACACGTACACCAGCATACAGAAGCCATAGACCCTATAGACCCAGAATGCTATATACCGTTTGGCGGCAAACACATACTAACACTTATTGTTTATTTTATTTTCTTTAATATATCTGCTGGTTTTATTTGGATTAAAGGCCGTAAACTGCCTCCTTTATCGCTTGTATTATTCTTAGTTTTTTTAGTAATAGGATTATTTATTAATACTGCTATACTTATACAAATAACACATCATAACTTAGATAGCTTTGGCATTTATGCAGAAAACACAGGCACATTTCTTTTTATTTTTACACCTGCTTTAAGTTTAATTATTGCAATAGGACTTCTTTTTAAAATAGTTAGAGAAGAAAAAATACAAGCTAAAGACAAAGTTTATAAAAATAAATTTCTTAATTATTGCAATAGCTTTTTAGCTAGTAAATTTAGCGAGTCCGTTTGGGCTCTACTACTTTTTATTCCTGTTTTTATTTTAATTACAATAGTATTATTGTTATTTGGGCAAGATGTAAATTCTATTACTAAGGTTTTTACAGAAACTACAACTTGGGCTTTTTCACAAAAAATGCATCCTCCTATTCTAGACCATAAAGGTCATTATTTATGCACTGTAGCCGCTAAAGGAGATCCTAAAATTGTAAAACCTATTCGTTTAGGAAAAAGGCATAAAAATATTATTATTGTAAACAGGCAGTTACAGATTGCCAATGCCTTTGAAGAAATGATTACTGATATATCTCCAGGTTTACACTCTTTTATCAGAAAAAATTATGACAAGTATGGTTATAATCTTTCTTTAAAAATTAACTCAAAAATAGGATCTAATATTACCTATATTTTAATGAAACCCTTGGAGTGGATTTTTTTAATATCATTATACCTACTATGTGTTAATCCAGAAAAAAAGATTAGCAAACAATACCATTTATAG
- the bglX gene encoding beta-glucosidase BglX has product MKRVVIYSISIVFAIGILSCTNATSKSASESLGIDKKVDSILAIMTLEEKIGQMNQYNGFWDVTGPTPKDGDAAKKYEHLRKGYVGSMLNVTGVKDVRAVQKIAVEETRLGIPLIIGFDVIHGYKTLSPIPLAEAASWDLNAIKKSAEIAALESSAAGINWTFAPMVDISRDARWGRVMEGAGEDTYLGSKIAVARVQGFQGSNLADKATIVACAKHFAGYGFSESGRDYNTVDVGTSTLNNIIFPPFKASVDAGVKTFMNSFNELNGIPATGNAFLQREVLKDKWNFDGFVVSDWGSIKEMIAHGYAKDLNAAAELAANAGSDMDMESYAYVEELSKLVKENKVSVDFIDDAVKRILKVKYELGLFDDPYKYCNEEREKEVTGNKAINEAVLDVAKKSIVLLKNENNLLPLKKNGQKIALIGALAADKTSPLGSWRIAAEDSTAVSVLEGMKNYPNNTLTYAKGADVAIGKAEFAFELKINTTDKSEFSKAINTAKNADVVVMVLGEHGYQSGEARSRTSLDLPGVQQELLEAVYAVNKNIVLVLNNGRPLAITWADEHIPAIVEAWHLGTQTGNAVAQVLYGDYNPSGKLPMTFPRNVGQVPIYYNYKNTGRPSTDNPDIVFWSHYIDESNKPLYPFGHGLSYTKFTYKNLKVTKLTNEEVEVSVAVSNVGEYKGKEVVQLYIRDLFASVTRPVKELKGFKMVELEPNTTKTITLKLTNKELGFFNNQGEFIVEPGEFKVFVGGSSYTSLEEDFTL; this is encoded by the coding sequence ATGAAAAGAGTAGTTATATATAGTATATCAATTGTTTTTGCAATTGGTATACTATCTTGTACTAATGCAACGTCTAAAAGTGCTTCAGAAAGTTTAGGTATAGATAAAAAAGTAGATTCTATACTTGCTATAATGACTTTAGAAGAAAAAATTGGACAAATGAATCAATACAATGGTTTTTGGGACGTAACAGGCCCAACTCCAAAAGATGGTGATGCAGCTAAAAAGTACGAGCATTTACGTAAAGGTTATGTAGGTTCTATGCTAAACGTTACAGGAGTTAAAGATGTTAGAGCAGTACAAAAAATAGCAGTAGAGGAAACTAGACTGGGTATTCCTTTAATTATTGGTTTTGATGTTATACACGGATATAAAACACTAAGTCCAATACCTTTAGCAGAAGCAGCTAGTTGGGATTTAAATGCCATTAAAAAATCTGCAGAAATAGCTGCATTAGAATCTTCTGCAGCAGGTATAAATTGGACATTTGCCCCTATGGTAGATATCTCTAGAGATGCTCGTTGGGGACGTGTTATGGAAGGAGCAGGTGAAGATACATACTTAGGATCTAAAATTGCTGTGGCTCGTGTGCAGGGTTTTCAAGGTAGTAATTTAGCAGATAAGGCTACAATTGTGGCTTGTGCTAAGCATTTTGCTGGTTACGGATTTTCAGAATCTGGTAGAGATTACAATACGGTAGATGTAGGTACATCTACCTTAAATAATATAATTTTCCCTCCGTTTAAGGCAAGTGTAGATGCTGGTGTAAAAACATTTATGAATTCTTTTAATGAGTTAAATGGAATACCTGCAACAGGAAATGCTTTTTTACAAAGAGAGGTTTTAAAAGATAAATGGAATTTTGATGGTTTTGTGGTTTCAGACTGGGGATCTATTAAAGAAATGATTGCTCACGGTTATGCAAAAGACTTAAATGCAGCAGCAGAGTTAGCAGCAAATGCTGGATCTGATATGGATATGGAGTCTTATGCCTACGTAGAAGAATTGAGTAAGCTAGTAAAGGAAAACAAAGTTTCTGTAGATTTTATTGATGATGCTGTAAAGCGAATTTTAAAAGTAAAGTACGAGCTAGGACTTTTTGATGACCCTTACAAGTACTGTAATGAAGAAAGAGAAAAAGAGGTAACTGGCAACAAAGCAATTAATGAAGCAGTTTTAGATGTAGCTAAAAAATCTATTGTATTACTTAAAAACGAGAACAATTTATTGCCCTTAAAGAAAAACGGACAAAAAATTGCTTTAATTGGTGCCTTAGCAGCAGATAAAACTAGTCCTTTAGGAAGCTGGAGAATTGCAGCAGAAGACAGTACTGCAGTGTCTGTTTTAGAAGGAATGAAAAATTACCCAAACAATACACTTACCTATGCAAAAGGGGCAGATGTTGCTATTGGTAAAGCAGAATTTGCTTTTGAATTAAAAATAAATACTACAGATAAAAGTGAATTTTCTAAAGCTATAAATACTGCTAAAAATGCAGATGTAGTTGTTATGGTTTTGGGTGAGCACGGTTACCAAAGTGGTGAAGCTCGTAGCAGAACAAGTTTAGATTTGCCAGGGGTACAACAAGAACTTTTAGAAGCTGTTTACGCAGTTAATAAAAATATAGTTTTGGTTTTAAATAACGGAAGACCTTTAGCTATTACTTGGGCAGATGAACATATACCTGCAATAGTAGAAGCTTGGCATTTAGGCACACAAACTGGTAATGCTGTAGCACAGGTTTTGTATGGAGATTATAACCCTAGCGGTAAATTGCCAATGACTTTTCCTAGAAACGTTGGTCAAGTACCAATTTATTACAACTATAAAAATACAGGAAGACCATCTACAGACAATCCTGATATTGTTTTTTGGTCTCATTACATAGATGAAAGTAACAAGCCGTTATATCCATTTGGGCACGGTTTAAGCTATACAAAATTTACATATAAAAATTTAAAAGTGACCAAATTAACCAATGAAGAGGTAGAAGTTTCTGTAGCAGTTTCTAACGTAGGTGAGTACAAAGGTAAAGAGGTTGTACAATTGTATATAAGAGATTTATTTGCGAGTGTTACAAGACCGGTAAAAGAGTTAAAAGGTTTTAAAATGGTAGAGTTAGAGCCAAATACAACCAAAACCATTACATTAAAACTAACAAATAAAGAACTAGGCTTTTTTAACAATCAAGGAGAGTTTATAGTAGAGCCAGGTGAGTTTAAAGTTTTTGTGGGAGGAAGCTCTTATACAAGTTTAGAAGAAGATTTTACATTGTAA
- a CDS encoding family 16 glycosylhydrolase: MKTIKYNMIFFLSVLLLFSCQEDDATIGGIIAPTNVTLEATVVGVDEANPNGDGSGFVTLKANATNAISYKFDFGDGISEVSPSGEITHRFSVVGVNTFTVVVNAIGTGGLSSSTSVDVEVFSSFDDPEVKQFLTGGSTRTWYLAASEVAHLGVGGNADIAPDAFWFPSFFAAQPFEKCGIEISNCLCDDELIFTLTADGQLTYQLNNNSGTFFNASHQDIVGQNAGEDACFEFDTSGTSIVSLAPTSIDWETVPDPDFRPRGTVMNFSNNAFMGYYVSSSSYEILEISDTEMYVRTQDGLSPELYWYHKFQTSPAEDSFQSVFTNLVWSDEFNDDGAPDATKWGYDLGAGGWGNQELQTYTNDSKNVIVEDGLLKITAIAENGGYTSARLKSENLSEFTYGRVEVRAKLPAAQGTWPAIWMLGANFDEVGWPNCGEIDIMEQTGQDKSKTSGALHQPDAFAGNAFTNEIANETSTTEFHNYSVEWTTDEIKILVDDTVFLTYANTDSTPFNLDFFMILNVAMGGTLGGTVDPSFVQDSMEIDYVRVYQ, from the coding sequence ATGAAAACAATAAAATATAATATGATATTCTTTCTGTCGGTATTGCTATTATTTTCTTGTCAGGAAGATGATGCAACTATAGGGGGTATTATTGCTCCAACTAATGTAACATTAGAAGCTACTGTTGTAGGGGTAGACGAGGCTAACCCTAACGGAGATGGTAGCGGTTTTGTTACTTTAAAAGCAAATGCAACTAATGCTATTAGTTATAAGTTTGATTTTGGAGACGGAATTAGTGAAGTGTCTCCCTCTGGAGAAATTACACACAGGTTTAGTGTTGTTGGTGTAAATACATTTACAGTGGTTGTAAATGCTATTGGTACAGGAGGCTTGTCTTCTAGCACATCTGTAGATGTAGAAGTTTTTAGCTCTTTTGATGACCCTGAAGTAAAACAGTTTTTAACAGGAGGTTCTACTAGAACTTGGTATTTAGCAGCATCAGAAGTTGCACATTTAGGTGTTGGTGGTAATGCAGATATTGCTCCAGATGCTTTTTGGTTTCCTTCTTTTTTTGCTGCACAACCGTTTGAGAAATGTGGTATTGAAATTAGCAATTGTTTGTGTGATGATGAGCTAATATTTACCCTAACCGCAGACGGACAATTAACCTATCAGTTAAATAATAATAGTGGTACTTTTTTTAATGCTAGTCACCAAGATATAGTAGGGCAAAATGCTGGCGAAGACGCTTGTTTTGAGTTTGATACTTCTGGAACAAGTATTGTTTCATTAGCTCCAACAAGTATAGATTGGGAAACAGTTCCAGATCCAGATTTTAGACCAAGAGGTACGGTTATGAACTTTTCTAACAATGCTTTTATGGGGTATTACGTAAGCTCTTCTTCTTATGAAATTTTAGAGATATCAGATACAGAAATGTATGTAAGAACTCAAGATGGTTTAAGCCCAGAATTGTATTGGTATCATAAATTTCAAACTAGTCCAGCAGAAGACTCTTTTCAGTCGGTTTTTACAAACTTAGTTTGGTCTGATGAGTTTAACGATGATGGAGCACCAGATGCTACTAAGTGGGGTTATGACTTAGGTGCTGGTGGTTGGGGAAACCAAGAACTGCAAACTTATACTAATGACTCTAAAAATGTTATTGTAGAAGACGGGTTATTAAAAATTACCGCAATTGCAGAAAATGGAGGATATACTTCTGCTAGGTTAAAGTCTGAAAACTTAAGTGAGTTTACATATGGTAGAGTAGAAGTAAGAGCTAAATTACCTGCCGCACAAGGTACTTGGCCTGCAATTTGGATGTTAGGAGCTAATTTTGATGAAGTAGGCTGGCCTAATTGTGGAGAAATAGATATTATGGAACAAACTGGCCAAGATAAATCTAAAACTTCTGGAGCTCTACACCAGCCTGATGCTTTTGCTGGTAATGCGTTTACAAATGAAATAGCCAATGAAACATCTACAACAGAATTTCATAATTATAGTGTAGAGTGGACAACAGACGAAATAAAAATATTAGTAGATGATACTGTTTTTTTAACGTATGCAAACACAGATAGTACGCCGTTTAATTTAGACTTTTTTATGATTTTAAATGTAGCAATGGGTGGTACTTTAGGGGGAACGGTAGACCCTAGTTTTGTTCAGGATTCTATGGAAATAGATTATGTTAGAGTTTATCAATAA
- a CDS encoding PKD domain-containing protein, which translates to MKIFKYTLLLFSLFFISCSEDDNTDYVNSIAAPTNVSAKVSVTQDNTGVVNITPIAEGATSYTVDFGDGSEVSEAIKPGSTVAHTYAEGSYEVAITAVGLNGKKTTVTQTIEVSFKSPENLVVTIANDEAVSKQVNVTANADFALSYKVYFGETEAEEPVEAAIGESISYTYQEAGTYTIKVVAMSAAIATTDYEEEFVVTAIVQPLSSADTPPSRNPEDVISIYSAAYDDVAGTNYFPDWGQGGQGSGWTEFDLNGDTMLQYINLSYQGIALADGTSIDVSQMEYLHLDVWTSGDATNLEISLINNASGVVTEAPVASSLSAGEWTTIDIPLSDYTDQGLTVSEIFQLKFVGTPWAEGTVFIDNIYFYKAPSNIPTGLVGTWRLAEEAGSLGVGPSPGDISWFNCDADCVALRACYYDDTYVFGSDGSFTNNLGSESWIEGWQGGSDACGAPVAPHDGSSTATYTYNEAAGTVTVNGTGAYIGLAKANNQGELPNVAVPSSITYNVSFLDANTISVYVEAGSGVFWQYKLVRDGAVVSPIAGTWKLAEEAGSLGVGPSPGDISWFNCDADCVALRACYYDDTYVFGSDGSFTNNLGSESWIEGWQGGSDACGAPVAPHDGSATATYNYDAALGTVTISGTGAYIGLAKANNQGELPNVAVPSEITYTVSFIDANTMSVYVEAGSGVFWQYKLVRI; encoded by the coding sequence ATGAAGATATTTAAATATACATTGCTTCTTTTTAGCTTATTTTTTATAAGCTGTTCAGAAGATGATAATACAGATTACGTAAATAGTATTGCAGCCCCAACTAATGTGTCTGCAAAAGTGAGCGTAACACAAGACAATACAGGTGTTGTAAACATTACGCCTATTGCAGAAGGAGCTACAAGTTATACGGTAGATTTTGGAGATGGCTCAGAAGTTTCTGAAGCTATTAAACCAGGTAGTACTGTGGCACATACATATGCAGAAGGTAGTTATGAAGTTGCTATTACTGCTGTTGGGTTAAATGGTAAAAAAACAACAGTAACCCAAACTATAGAAGTTTCATTTAAGTCACCAGAAAATTTAGTTGTAACTATAGCAAATGATGAAGCAGTATCTAAACAAGTAAATGTAACTGCTAATGCAGATTTTGCATTGTCATATAAAGTATATTTTGGTGAAACAGAAGCAGAAGAACCTGTAGAAGCCGCTATAGGAGAATCAATTTCTTATACCTATCAAGAAGCAGGTACTTACACCATAAAAGTTGTTGCAATGAGTGCTGCAATAGCAACTACAGATTATGAAGAAGAGTTTGTGGTTACTGCAATTGTACAACCACTTAGTTCTGCTGATACACCACCAAGCAGAAACCCAGAGGATGTTATATCTATCTACAGTGCTGCTTATGATGATGTTGCTGGTACAAACTATTTTCCAGATTGGGGACAAGGTGGTCAAGGTAGCGGATGGACAGAGTTTGATCTTAACGGTGATACAATGTTACAGTACATTAATTTAAGTTACCAAGGTATTGCTTTAGCAGATGGTACTTCTATAGATGTTTCACAAATGGAATATTTACATTTAGATGTTTGGACATCTGGTGATGCAACAAATTTAGAAATATCATTAATTAACAATGCGTCTGGTGTAGTTACAGAAGCTCCTGTAGCATCTAGTTTATCTGCAGGTGAGTGGACAACTATAGATATTCCTTTGTCAGACTATACAGATCAAGGTTTAACCGTTTCAGAAATTTTTCAGTTAAAATTTGTAGGTACACCGTGGGCAGAAGGTACAGTGTTTATAGATAACATATACTTCTACAAAGCACCATCTAACATACCAACAGGCTTAGTAGGTACTTGGAGACTTGCAGAAGAGGCAGGTTCTTTAGGAGTTGGACCGTCTCCAGGAGATATTAGTTGGTTTAATTGTGATGCAGACTGTGTAGCTCTTAGAGCTTGTTATTATGATGATACGTATGTATTTGGATCTGATGGTTCTTTTACAAATAATTTAGGGTCTGAGTCTTGGATTGAAGGCTGGCAAGGCGGTTCTGATGCTTGTGGTGCTCCAGTAGCTCCGCATGATGGTTCTTCTACAGCAACATATACGTATAATGAAGCAGCAGGTACAGTTACCGTAAATGGTACAGGCGCCTATATTGGTTTAGCAAAAGCCAATAACCAAGGAGAATTACCAAACGTTGCAGTACCAAGTTCTATAACCTATAATGTTTCATTTTTAGATGCTAACACTATTTCTGTATACGTAGAAGCAGGTTCTGGCGTTTTTTGGCAGTATAAACTAGTAAGAGACGGTGCTGTTGTTTCTCCAATAGCAGGTACCTGGAAATTAGCAGAAGAGGCAGGTTCTTTAGGTGTTGGACCATCTCCTGGAGATATTAGTTGGTTTAATTGTGATGCAGACTGTGTAGCTCTTAGAGCTTGTTATTATGATGATACGTATGTATTTGGATCTGATGGTTCTTTTACAAATAATTTAGGGTCTGAGTCTTGGATTGAAGGCTGGCAAGGCGGTTCTGATGCTTGTGGTGCTCCAGTAGCTCCGCATGATGGTTCTGCAACTGCTACGTACAATTATGATGCAGCATTGGGCACTGTAACAATAAGTGGCACAGGTGCTTATATTGGTTTAGCAAAGGCTAATAACCAAGGAGAATTACCTAATGTAGCTGTGCCTAGTGAAATTACCTATACAGTTTCTTTTATAGACGCAAATACAATGTCTGTTTACGTAGAAGCTGGTTCTGGTGTTTTTTGGCAATATAAATTAGTAAGAATATAA
- a CDS encoding RagB/SusD family nutrient uptake outer membrane protein, with the protein MKTYINKTITSLFVALCVITNNACSDSYLEEVDRYSIDSENYFNSEEDYYNALIGAYDLLQSTYVNVILGEIASDNTLAGGESATDVVGFQQIDDMIHTPVNSNLRDIWNWMFAGVSRTNFILEFQDKTEFEGKNVMIAEASFLRAYYYFELVKWFGPVPVKETRFELGEETTLPRSSVAEVYALIEKDLKFAIDNLEYTAPEVGRVTKGAAQALLGKAYLYQEKFSEAAIVLDNLIQNGPYDLVTDYNTIFENDGENGVESVFEVQYSDAEGAGFGCLQCSEGNVAVGFNGIRNYSGPEFDSGFSFNVPTQEVVDAFEDGDLRKEVAILDINAWAAQTGATFSTGNEHTGYYNRKYIARKGDLNTGDQNLTNPNNYRAIRFADVLLMAAEAYNRGEISDAKAQTYLNRVRERAFGAPNDVTATGVALTDAIANERRVEFVGEGHRFFDLVRTGKAAQEIDGFTAGKNETFPIPIEEIQFSNGNWQQNPNY; encoded by the coding sequence ATGAAAACATATATAAATAAAACCATCACTAGTTTGTTTGTTGCACTATGTGTTATAACAAACAATGCTTGTAGCGATTCTTATTTAGAAGAAGTAGATAGGTATAGTATAGATTCAGAAAATTATTTTAATTCTGAAGAAGATTATTACAATGCGTTAATTGGTGCTTATGACTTGTTACAGTCTACCTATGTAAACGTAATTTTAGGCGAAATAGCATCAGATAATACCTTAGCAGGAGGAGAAAGCGCTACAGACGTAGTTGGTTTTCAACAAATTGATGATATGATACATACGCCAGTAAATAGTAATTTAAGAGACATCTGGAACTGGATGTTTGCAGGCGTTAGTAGAACAAACTTTATACTAGAATTTCAAGATAAAACCGAGTTTGAAGGCAAAAATGTAATGATTGCAGAGGCTAGCTTCTTAAGGGCATATTACTACTTTGAGCTGGTAAAATGGTTTGGTCCTGTACCTGTTAAAGAAACTCGTTTTGAGCTAGGTGAAGAAACAACTTTACCAAGATCTTCTGTTGCAGAGGTGTATGCTTTAATAGAAAAAGACTTAAAATTTGCAATAGATAATTTAGAGTATACAGCACCAGAAGTTGGCAGGGTTACCAAAGGTGCAGCACAAGCTTTGTTAGGCAAAGCTTATTTGTATCAAGAAAAATTTTCTGAAGCAGCTATTGTTTTAGATAATTTAATACAAAACGGACCATATGATCTAGTAACAGATTACAATACCATTTTTGAAAATGACGGAGAAAACGGAGTTGAATCTGTTTTTGAGGTTCAATACTCTGATGCAGAAGGTGCAGGCTTTGGTTGTTTACAATGTAGTGAGGGTAATGTAGCTGTAGGTTTTAATGGAATTAGAAATTACTCAGGACCAGAGTTTGACTCTGGGTTTAGCTTTAATGTTCCAACACAAGAAGTTGTAGATGCTTTTGAAGACGGAGATTTACGTAAAGAAGTAGCCATTTTAGATATAAATGCATGGGCTGCACAAACAGGCGCCACATTTAGTACAGGTAATGAACATACAGGGTATTACAACAGAAAATACATTGCCAGAAAAGGAGATTTAAACACAGGAGATCAAAATCTTACAAACCCTAATAATTACAGAGCAATACGTTTTGCAGATGTTTTATTAATGGCGGCAGAGGCCTATAATAGAGGAGAAATTAGTGATGCCAAAGCACAAACTTATTTAAACAGAGTTAGAGAAAGAGCTTTTGGAGCACCAAATGACGTTACAGCTACTGGTGTAGCGTTAACAGATGCAATTGCAAATGAAAGAAGAGTAGAGTTTGTAGGAGAAGGTCATCGTTTTTTTGATTTGGTTAGAACCGGTAAAGCAGCACAAGAAATTGATGGTTTTACAGCAGGTAAAAATGAAACCTTTCCAATTCCTATTGAAGAAATACAGTTTTCTAATGGTAATTGGCAGCAAAACCCTAATTATTAA